A part of Myxococcus landrumus genomic DNA contains:
- the dhbC gene encoding isochorismate synthase DhbC: MTQTDRSVAPQKLAAQLLESYEAGSSFFFASPRRTLLARGTFATVPHVGGASSLERLPERVAAVLGDSRQADHDIPVAVGAVPFDGSVPAQLVVPMTIQRAGPLVFDDVAMPLPSQPARYTVQPVPEPSAYLDGVAQALKLMEQGPLRKVVLSRALHLSATTPIDLQRLLHNLARRNPSGYTFAVDLPSHGAAFPGEGRRTLIGASPELLVSRSGMQVLANPLAGSAARSPDPVEDQRRAQALLQSPKDLHEHAVVIDAVAEALRPFCKSLEVPARPSLVSTQTMWHLSSRIVGELRDPSISSVTLALAMHPTPAVCGYPTELAHAAIGDIEPFERGYYTGAVGWCDVNGDGQWAVTIRCAEADEHSLRLFAGAGIVAGSKPESELAETEAKFRTMLQAMGLGQGVEVKS, translated from the coding sequence GTGACGCAGACCGACCGTTCCGTGGCACCCCAGAAGCTGGCCGCGCAGTTGCTCGAGAGCTACGAGGCGGGCTCATCGTTCTTCTTCGCCTCGCCTCGCCGCACGCTGTTGGCACGAGGCACGTTCGCCACGGTGCCGCACGTCGGTGGGGCCAGCTCGCTGGAGCGGCTGCCGGAGCGCGTGGCGGCGGTGCTGGGTGACTCGCGGCAGGCGGACCACGACATCCCGGTGGCGGTGGGCGCGGTGCCCTTCGACGGGAGTGTGCCCGCGCAGCTCGTGGTGCCCATGACGATTCAGCGCGCCGGGCCGCTGGTGTTCGACGACGTGGCCATGCCCCTGCCCTCGCAGCCGGCGCGCTACACGGTGCAGCCGGTGCCGGAGCCCTCGGCCTATCTCGACGGCGTGGCCCAGGCGCTGAAGCTGATGGAGCAAGGCCCGCTGCGCAAGGTGGTGCTGTCGCGTGCCCTGCACCTGAGCGCGACGACGCCCATCGACCTCCAGCGGCTGCTGCACAACCTGGCCCGGCGCAACCCGTCCGGTTACACCTTCGCGGTGGACCTGCCCTCGCACGGGGCGGCCTTCCCGGGTGAGGGACGGCGCACGCTGATCGGCGCGAGCCCGGAGCTGCTCGTGTCCCGCTCGGGGATGCAGGTGCTGGCCAACCCCCTCGCGGGTTCGGCCGCGCGCAGTCCGGACCCGGTGGAGGACCAGCGCCGGGCCCAGGCGCTGCTCCAGTCGCCCAAGGACCTGCACGAGCACGCGGTGGTCATCGACGCGGTGGCGGAGGCCCTGCGCCCGTTCTGCAAGAGCCTGGAGGTGCCGGCGAGGCCGTCGCTCGTGAGCACGCAGACGATGTGGCACCTGTCGAGCCGCATCGTCGGAGAGCTGCGGGACCCGAGCATCAGCTCCGTCACGCTCGCCCTGGCGATGCACCCGACGCCCGCCGTCTGTGGCTATCCCACGGAGCTGGCCCACGCGGCCATCGGCGACATCGAGCCATTTGAGCGCGGCTACTACACGGGCGCCGTCGGCTGGTGCGACGTGAATGGCGACGGACAGTGGGCGGTGACCATCCGCTGCGCGGAGGCCGACGAGCACTCGCTGCGCCTGTTCGCGGGCGCGGGAATCGTCGCGGGCTCCAAGCCGGAGTCGGAGCTGGCGGAGACCGAGGCGAAGTTCCGGACGATGCTCCAGGCGATGGGGCTGGGCCAGGGTGTCGAGGTGAAGTCGTGA
- a CDS encoding 2,3-dihydro-2,3-dihydroxybenzoate dehydrogenase — protein MGETPRVALVTGAAQGIGAEVARVLAAEFTVAALDTNAEGLLALVSELRGRGQKAAAWPVSVGDAAAVETVVERVERELGPIHTLVNVAGVLRMSPVVSMTDEDWATTFGVNTNGVFHVSRAVARRMVGRRAGVIVTVSSNASGTPRMQMGAYAASKAASTMFTKCLGLELAEYGIRCNVVSPGSTDTAMQRMLWKDERGADAVIAGASESYRVGIPLRRIATPRDIADAVQFLVSDRARHITLHDLCVDGGATLGC, from the coding sequence ATGGGAGAGACACCCCGGGTGGCGTTGGTGACGGGAGCGGCGCAGGGCATTGGTGCCGAGGTGGCCAGGGTCCTCGCCGCCGAGTTCACCGTGGCCGCGCTCGACACGAACGCGGAGGGGCTGCTCGCCCTGGTGTCCGAGCTGCGGGGACGCGGGCAGAAGGCCGCGGCCTGGCCGGTCAGCGTGGGTGACGCCGCCGCCGTGGAGACGGTGGTGGAGCGCGTCGAGCGGGAGCTGGGCCCCATCCACACCCTGGTCAACGTCGCGGGCGTGCTGCGGATGTCTCCCGTGGTGTCGATGACCGACGAGGACTGGGCCACCACCTTCGGGGTGAACACGAACGGCGTGTTTCACGTCTCGCGCGCGGTGGCGCGGCGCATGGTGGGCCGCCGGGCGGGTGTCATCGTCACGGTGAGCTCCAACGCCTCCGGGACACCTCGGATGCAGATGGGCGCGTATGCCGCGTCCAAGGCCGCGTCCACCATGTTCACCAAGTGCCTGGGGCTGGAGCTGGCCGAGTACGGCATCCGCTGCAACGTGGTGTCGCCGGGGTCCACCGACACGGCCATGCAGCGCATGCTGTGGAAGGACGAGCGCGGCGCGGACGCCGTCATCGCGGGCGCGTCGGAGTCCTACCGCGTCGGCATCCCCCTGCGCCGCATCGCCACGCCGCGCGACATCGCGGACGCGGTGCAGTTCCTCGTGTCGGACCGCGCGCGCCACATCACCCTTCATGACCTCTGCGTCGACGGGGGCGCCACGCTGGGCTGTTGA